The Arachis ipaensis cultivar K30076 chromosome B03, Araip1.1, whole genome shotgun sequence region ttgcattaagtaactcattttagtccctaaaattgaatgtcgttcaccaaactagtcccttcaccaattttttctcattttttttaaatttaaaattttaatatcttagatacactaattttaattctattttttcatatattgtttaaatacaagtgcttttataaaaatttttaagattttattttttagttttaattatataatttttttaataatttaacattggtaaattttgtaatatataagtatgttattataaaaaaaataattatatgattgattagacatattttttcataaaaaaaaatatgtgtttttaacaataaattaataattaaaataaatattttttttcttatgaaataCACGTTTTCGTTATGTGTAAATGAGCTAGAATGAGCTAGATTGAAGGCACTTCAAGCATCCTCACTACCATCTTTGACCTCTGCAGTCTAGACGAAAGAGGTCAGAGATGGTAATGAGGGAagcttgaaatgccttcacgtcaactccaagacgGCGGTTATTAGGGGTATCcgcaataaaaaaatattttataaaagaacTGAAAGATGTCGGAGATGTTAGTGAAGGTGTTTGAAAAGTCAACTCTAAGTCGGTGGTTAGGGTATTcacaagagaaaaaatattttataaaaacacttttatttgaagaacatgtgaaaaaatagaattgaaattaatgcattaaaaaatattgagaattttgaatttatagaaaaaactGGTGAATGGACTattttggtgcacgacattcaatttcagggactaaaatgaatcacttaatgcaaagtgagggactaatttaatGCATATACAACAAATGACATAATAGATGACACGTGGATGAATACTGTTGCGACCCATAACACAAacggacacgtggccaaataacattgtgacacgtggcacaactatCCACgccagcatgccacgtgtcactggtcaccacatcatcataccattacacgtgaccaaatcatgaagtgacacgtgtcacttacagtccacgtcatcatgccatgtcatcacgtcgttaatggaaaATAGGTCAGAGACTAATATAGTGCACTTTTTTCAATCTCAgagacgtaattggtgcaattagaATCTCATGAACAattttagtgcacgacgccaATCTCAGGAACCATTTTGGAGTTTAACTCTCCAAAAATAATACCGAATAAAAAAACAAATCTAAATCTAATAAAATATACTTGGGAACCGAGTCGAGTCGGGTATTGAAATATTGAACAACCCATACTGTGAGCAAAGCAGCGGGGTTTCGGGTTTAGAAAAGGAAAACGAAGCAAAATAAGACCGACGAGAACCctaaatcctaccctcttctcccaGTAGCGGTTCCTTCTTCCCTTCGTCCTACGCAACGCATTCCCCTTCGCTGTCGTCGTCTCCTTCCGGTCGCCGGCGTCGCCTCCGTTCCGGTAGGCCCTCTGCTCCTTTTTAATCCCATGCTGTGTTGCTCGTTATTTGCTCATTGTTGCCGCTATATTGTGCTGTCACTGCTGTATTAAttgttcttcttgttggttaTTAGAGTTAGCTttagttatgattttttattCATGCGATTATGAAACTTTGGTTGATGATTTACTTTTAAGTTGAAACAAGAAGCTGCCTCTTAGAGAAGCTTCCAGAGTGTGCAGAGAAGGAGCAAGATGATTATCCCAGTCCGTTGCTTCACCTGTGGAAAGgtgattttctcttcttccttgcATTTCAACACACTgttgttctttcttttttcaCGGTTTCAGGGTTTATTTAATAAGTCTTTGGATAATTGGTGCTCAATTTTTGTTTATAGGTTATCGGAAACAAATGGGATGCATATTTGGACCTTCTTCAGTCAGATTACTCTGAAGGGTCAGTTTCGCCCTCTTTCTTCATACTTTCAATTCCTAGTTTTCTTCGGTTAGGGTTTATAGCCTGTGTATTTTATTACTGTTGCGACTGCCTTATTATATATGTAATATTTACATCTTATAATCCTGTTATTGATTTTGTATAGCTATGTTAATCATCGCTAAAATTTGAATGTGGGGTTACTAATTACATACTTGCATATGCTGAGCCGAGTTAGATAGAAagattgattttattttattttttgtggtGACTTGAACGGCTGAAGGGTCGTTTCACTTGTTTGTCTAtctattagttattaatttattggaTCTAACATGCTTGGCAAAACGGTAGTATGAGTAGTCAATGGTTTAGGATGGATGGTAAACAAATCCTGATTAGTATGATCTATCAGAAGCTATTTGATTGTTGTACATTATTTTAACCTTTTCAATTCAACATGCATTTGCCTATGTTCAATATGTGAAATCTGGTATTGCTTTTTCAGTTTTCCTTAACTGCTGATGGCATtttagttgattagttaggtCTAATATGGTTGCCTTAACATCACGGATTGCAGAGATGCGCTGGATGCTTTGGGGCTGGTTCGTTATTGTTGTAGGCGTATGCTTATGACGCATGTTGACCTCATTGAGAAGCTCCTGAATTACAACAGTAATGTGTCTCTCTCTATAATgtcattgttttttgtttcttctattcaTCCCCATTTTCTAACTTCGCCTGTTTTGTACTTGATGTTGCATTTGGTTTCAGCTCTTGACAAGTCTGATCCCAGTTAAAAATGATGTATGGAATTGGGTGCGCATGTCATTCTTCCGAATCACATGTCTACTATTTTAGATTTTACTTCTTGAACATATCTGttctttctttttgttgttgttgtcatTGGCATATAAACTTCTCTGTAGATTTGCACAGTGGCCTAAAGTTCTATGCCTCTTTTGCAGACTAGCTTAAGTGCTTTTGTTTCATCTATTGTTTTCTCTCTTATTACACAGTCCTACATTTCTCTCTCTAACATGAAAGTGAAAGTGCATAAAAATTTTCCACAATTGATGGAAGGGGAAGTTTCCAACAGAAAAAAAAGGGGTAAAGTGGCATcttaagatttgtctttcatgaAAAACACGGCAAAATTAATTgaccaatgaaaaaataaaaggatCTTCTCCTCTCAACTTTCTTTCTTTATGTGCTCTCTGTGCGTGCGTGTGTGCGTGATATAACAGATGAGGTTAGATTTTAGAGTTTTCCCATGATCAAGGATCAATAATCACTCAATAGCATGAAAAACTAATGCAAATATTATACTACTAACTATCATGGAAAATCATTACCACTTCCAAGTAAAAACGGAGATTTTTGTTCCTATTCTGAAAGGTTAAAAAAATGGCTTTATTTTGGCATACCTCCATATAAAACAACTCCATTCGAAGCTGTCATTGAACACAAACAAAGCTGTGTTTTGACTCACGGAAACTTTTGCCTTTTCCACATTACTTTACTTTGGGAGAACTATATATTAAGTTGAAAGCTATTCACACCAGTTTCAATGAGGGAAATTGAGCTTTGAGTACAGCAGCACACAATAGGCATATCTCATCATTGTTGGATGTAGTAATACAACCTCAAGAAAAGGACTAGTACTTTTGAAGTTTGAACTAAAGAAGGGTTAGTCAAATATCATATCATTAAGCCATCTAGTGTGACACATTGAGGTGTCACTTTTGTCTATTGATGTTGGATTCAAATGTTTTCACCTACTTAGTCTTCACTCAAATGAAGTCTAGAAACGATATAAAGGGTTTGTTATTATTTTCATTCTCCGCCCCCCCCCCTCCCCTCTCCCCCTCTAATTCCATGCATACTTTGTTTCATATTACCCTTAAAATTGTGATTGGCCTTCCCACTCTGTTTTATATGGATTAAATTTTcattttggtttttgaaattacCGTGATTATTCATTTTAGTTCACCCTATAGTGATACCCTAGATACACGTTCGGACATTATTTTAGTCTCTCTATGGTGTTGAGTCAGTGAACGAAATACTGAGGTGGCAAAATCTTGCCACGGTGAACACTGCAACGAGACTAACTGATGCGACAAGATTTGTTTTTGAACCCAATATAGTTTCTGAAACTCTAATTTTATTCTCATTATTTATCCGAGTGCCAGTCTTTTCATCctcctttcttatcttctttttcttctttttccacaaatttaaattttcatTCCATTCAAAGATTCATTGCAAATATTGCTGATTTAGCAGATATTGATGGTCAAATGCGATGCTACGTGGTGATGAGGATTCAGTTACTTCCCACTTGATTGCATTGCTTGTCCATCACATCCTCACCTCATTAATTAAACTATCCCATCGAATGTGAACCCATTCGCATGTTGCCCAACACGTTTTATTTTCGTACTCCCATATCATTAGGAGTGGTAACGGATAAGGTGGGGGTAGAGTTTGGATCTAATTTTAATTCTATCTGcaagttgagatttttatataaacccAATCCTATTTTATCTGTAAGTTTAGAATATCACAG contains the following coding sequences:
- the LOC107630151 gene encoding DNA-directed RNA polymerase subunit 10-like protein, with translation MIIPVRCFTCGKVIGNKWDAYLDLLQSDYSEGDALDALGLVRYCCRRMLMTHVDLIEKLLNYNTLDKSDPS